One Entomomonas asaccharolytica DNA segment encodes these proteins:
- the aceK gene encoding bifunctional isocitrate dehydrogenase kinase/phosphatase: MELTAQALADLILAGFNRHFRIFTVYNKKAARYFAKSLFQEAYQASIEQIDLYDTRVQECLDTIRATFKIDVLDEELWQAVKIAYMHKLYNHLQPELAESFYNSVFCQLFNRHYYNNDYIFFNAAIHTKDIQTRYPDYRSYYPTENDFTKEIEKLLTDIPIKSPYEDLARDTARVVAAIKEYQKQFSSLNNFFQINVLTPVFYRNKGAYCIGRMVNNNKIYPFVISLLTRNDRLYVDAFLDDEYDISNIFSFARVYFKVDFPVPSALVRFLRTLLPNKNIADLYTALGFHKQGKNEFYRAFIYHLRHSTDNFIIAPGIEGMVMNVFTLPSYPYVFKLIKDPSHIKKDIQPKVVKDCYQLVKRKDRVGRMADVWEFSHVAFPLNRFSEQCLAQLQLTCADSLSIEGDYLIIKHLYIERRMIPLNIYINQVDDKEQQRILKEYGHAIKDIANAGLFAGDLLIKNFGVTNHGRVVFYDYDEIVPMEQCNFRKIPKPQTEEQEMASEPWYTVGENDIFPEEFEFYLITDPTQKQYFKNSHGDLLQASYWQQVQQNLHKGVLPDVFPYNLEKRFNI, translated from the coding sequence ATGGAACTTACCGCACAAGCATTAGCTGATTTAATTCTAGCTGGTTTTAATCGCCATTTTAGAATTTTTACAGTATATAATAAGAAAGCGGCACGGTATTTTGCAAAATCTCTATTTCAAGAAGCCTACCAAGCCTCCATTGAGCAGATTGATTTATATGACACACGGGTACAAGAATGTCTTGATACCATTCGCGCTACCTTTAAAATTGATGTGTTAGATGAAGAACTTTGGCAAGCCGTTAAAATAGCTTATATGCATAAGCTGTATAATCACTTGCAACCTGAGTTAGCAGAGAGTTTTTATAATTCCGTATTCTGCCAATTATTTAATCGCCATTATTATAATAATGATTATATCTTTTTTAACGCAGCTATTCATACCAAAGATATTCAAACGCGCTACCCTGATTACCGTAGCTACTACCCAACTGAAAATGATTTTACTAAAGAAATTGAAAAATTATTAACCGACATTCCTATTAAATCACCTTATGAAGATTTAGCAAGGGATACTGCACGCGTAGTGGCTGCTATAAAAGAATATCAAAAACAATTTTCCAGTCTTAATAATTTTTTTCAAATTAATGTACTAACCCCTGTGTTTTATCGCAATAAGGGAGCTTACTGTATTGGTAGAATGGTCAATAATAATAAAATCTACCCTTTTGTTATTTCTTTGTTAACCCGCAATGATAGGCTTTATGTAGATGCATTTTTAGATGATGAATATGATATTTCTAATATCTTTAGTTTTGCACGAGTTTATTTTAAAGTAGATTTTCCTGTACCTTCTGCACTGGTAAGATTTTTAAGAACGTTATTACCCAATAAAAACATTGCTGATTTATACACAGCGCTTGGTTTTCATAAACAAGGTAAAAATGAATTCTATCGTGCCTTTATTTATCATTTACGCCATTCCACTGATAATTTTATTATTGCCCCTGGTATTGAGGGCATGGTGATGAATGTATTTACACTGCCCTCCTATCCTTATGTGTTTAAGCTGATTAAAGACCCTAGCCATATTAAAAAAGATATTCAACCCAAAGTGGTTAAAGATTGTTATCAGCTAGTAAAACGTAAAGATCGGGTGGGACGCATGGCGGACGTGTGGGAGTTCTCTCATGTCGCCTTTCCTTTAAATCGTTTTTCGGAACAATGTTTGGCTCAGTTACAACTAACTTGTGCCGATAGCCTTAGTATTGAGGGTGATTATTTAATTATTAAGCACCTTTATATTGAAAGGCGCATGATTCCCCTGAATATTTATATCAATCAAGTGGATGATAAAGAACAACAACGTATCCTTAAGGAATATGGCCATGCCATTAAAGATATTGCTAATGCTGGTTTATTTGCAGGGGATTTATTAATAAAGAACTTTGGGGTAACTAATCATGGTCGAGTGGTATTTTATGATTATGATGAAATTGTTCCTATGGAGCAATGTAACTTTAGAAAAATTCCTAAACCGCAAACCGAAGAACAGGAAATGGCTTCTGAGCCTTGGTATACCGTAGGCGAGAATGATATTTTTCCAGAAGAATTTGAGTTTTATTTAATTACTGATCCCACCCAAAAACAATACTTTAAAAATAGTCATGGCGATCTATTGCAAGCCAGCTATTGGCAACAAGTGCAACAGAATCTTCATAAAGGCGTTCTGCCTGATGTGTTTCCTTATAATTTAGAAAAACGTTTTAACATCTAA